A stretch of Spirosoma oryzicola DNA encodes these proteins:
- a CDS encoding thioredoxin family protein yields MALSTHQPILIPAKTAVLLVFIPAAPTQESVGQSLAVTKLVSPLQQKLGSSVRVLKIDETMHPDVVRSFDVRQFPAFILVQQGIELWRQEGIPPTGEDVVNAPNLMALIDTH; encoded by the coding sequence ATGGCACTAAGCACCCATCAACCCATACTGATTCCGGCAAAAACGGCAGTCCTATTGGTTTTTATTCCGGCAGCTCCTACTCAGGAAAGCGTTGGCCAAAGCCTGGCGGTAACGAAGCTGGTTTCGCCCTTACAGCAAAAATTGGGCAGCTCGGTTCGCGTGTTAAAGATTGACGAAACCATGCACCCCGATGTCGTTCGCAGCTTTGATGTCCGACAGTTTCCCGCGTTTATACTGGTACAGCAGGGCATCGAACTATGGCGGCAGGAAGGTATTCCACCGACGGGAGAGGACGTTGTCAACGCCCCTAACCTGATGGCGCTGATCGATACCCACTGA
- a CDS encoding DUF305 domain-containing protein — translation MHTRISKLLILTLLMGCSAVFAQTIDSPKTNTATSAASGQPLKTSLLPPMQEMAQKLKTVKITGDPDADYITLAKIHTQGTHDLLKAVLEVQSDSALTQAAKTMLSTAETDLASLNTIQKELKPGRANAAFAKQQRRVVAAIQEKIKQSASSYKLTDQPGKNLAIVLKDQRQDAANLATSYLQFGKETELRNFAQQSIEKVKLDLGIIENLFK, via the coding sequence ATGCATACACGAATAAGTAAGCTGTTGATTTTAACCTTGCTAATGGGCTGTTCGGCAGTTTTTGCGCAAACGATTGACTCGCCCAAAACGAATACCGCCACCAGCGCAGCCTCCGGTCAACCGTTGAAAACAAGCCTGCTGCCACCGATGCAGGAGATGGCCCAAAAGTTAAAGACGGTAAAAATCACTGGTGATCCCGACGCGGATTATATCACTCTGGCAAAAATTCATACGCAGGGGACGCACGATTTGTTGAAAGCCGTTCTGGAAGTACAGTCGGACTCGGCCTTGACGCAGGCGGCTAAAACCATGCTTTCCACCGCCGAGACGGATCTGGCGTCGCTGAACACGATTCAAAAAGAGCTGAAACCGGGCAGGGCGAATGCCGCTTTCGCGAAGCAGCAACGGCGTGTGGTGGCCGCCATCCAGGAAAAAATAAAGCAGTCGGCGTCGAGCTATAAACTGACTGATCAACCCGGTAAAAACCTGGCTATTGTATTAAAGGATCAGCGGCAGGATGCAGCGAATCTGGCAACCAGTTACCTACAGTTCGGGAAGGAAACGGAACTGCGCAATTTTGCCCAGCAATCCATTGAGAAAGTAAAACTCGATCTGGGTATTATTGAGAATCTGTTCAAGTAA
- a CDS encoding sulfite exporter TauE/SafE family protein, whose amino-acid sequence MSPWLATAFLTGLISSLHCVGMCGPLVAALPVGRLPYPHRWQAIGLYHAGRIATYGVLGTFAGTMSLGLHLLGWQRPLAIGCGVLLLINFVWRKGVPARLRWSWLDRQIAQRFRQHLRQPGRAGFAGLGLLNGLLPCGFTYLALAGTLATNTPLAGASYMLLFGFGTLPALLGVNLVMGWLTVVGRQRLNRLLSVATVVVALLLIGRGVAQYPALAHSVDSIPICHGLLTE is encoded by the coding sequence ATGTCGCCCTGGCTTGCTACCGCTTTCCTGACCGGTCTGATCAGCAGTCTCCACTGCGTAGGTATGTGTGGTCCGCTGGTGGCTGCGTTGCCCGTTGGCCGACTACCGTACCCGCACCGGTGGCAGGCCATCGGTCTGTACCATGCCGGGCGGATTGCCACGTACGGCGTACTAGGCACTTTTGCCGGGACCATGAGTCTGGGCCTGCACCTGCTCGGCTGGCAGCGACCACTGGCCATTGGCTGTGGTGTATTGCTGTTGATAAACTTCGTCTGGCGAAAAGGCGTACCCGCCCGCTTGCGCTGGTCCTGGCTGGATCGGCAGATTGCCCAGCGCTTTCGTCAGCACCTGCGCCAGCCGGGTAGAGCGGGTTTCGCCGGGCTCGGCCTGTTGAACGGCCTGTTGCCCTGCGGTTTTACCTACCTGGCGCTGGCCGGTACACTCGCTACCAACACGCCCCTGGCGGGGGCATCGTACATGCTCTTGTTTGGTTTCGGTACGTTGCCTGCGCTGTTGGGAGTCAATCTGGTTATGGGTTGGCTAACGGTGGTAGGTCGTCAGCGGCTGAACCGGCTTCTTTCGGTCGCTACAGTGGTGGTCGCGTTGCTGCTGATCGGGCGGGGTGTCGCTCAGTACCCGGCGCTGGCTCACTCGGTCGATTCCATTCCCATTTGCCACGGTCTACTGACGGAGTAA
- a CDS encoding 4Fe-4S dicluster domain-containing protein, producing MNSQLNVQAPDDGPIRQLTTKPADNRQWLYPRVVKGRYYRWRTVVAWVLLTALFAGPFLRYDGQPLFLFNVLERKFIFFGVTFWPQDFYLVAIGLLAFIVFIALFTVIYGRVFCGWACPQTIFLEMVFRRIEIWIEGDHNSRKRLDAAPWTTEKIGKKTLKHSLFFLISFAISNTFLAYTIGTDALLAIMTDNPANHLGGLASILIFTGVFYGVFAHVREIVCTTICPYGRLQSVLLDKQSVMVTYDDVRGEPRGKIKKHNIRTDRQTQTNRLTGRPVAERTTVAARLDKAFLESGVTDAGTVETAPVVGDCIDCKLCVQVCPTGIDIRNGVQMECVNCTLCIDACDSIMDKIERPRGLIRYDSLEGIQTRRPWRMTPRMIGYSVVLVLLMSVWVFLLVDRSDLDTTILRAPGQLYQREAERGPMGAMVSNLYLVELVNKTHRTKPVSFRVNFPGATLRMVQPLTEAPADELTKGMFFILLPEKAIHQSSTKLTVEVVSEGTVLDEVETTFLGPVE from the coding sequence ATGAACTCCCAACTCAACGTTCAGGCACCGGACGACGGACCTATTCGTCAATTGACAACCAAACCGGCCGACAACCGCCAGTGGCTTTACCCGCGCGTGGTAAAAGGTCGTTATTACCGCTGGCGGACCGTCGTCGCCTGGGTTTTGTTGACCGCCTTGTTTGCCGGGCCGTTTCTACGGTACGATGGTCAGCCCTTGTTTCTGTTCAACGTGCTCGAACGGAAGTTTATCTTTTTTGGCGTAACCTTCTGGCCTCAGGATTTTTACCTGGTTGCCATCGGATTGCTGGCGTTCATCGTCTTTATCGCCTTGTTTACGGTTATTTACGGGCGTGTTTTCTGCGGGTGGGCGTGTCCGCAAACTATTTTTCTGGAGATGGTTTTTCGCCGGATCGAGATCTGGATCGAAGGCGATCATAATAGCCGCAAACGACTCGATGCCGCGCCCTGGACGACGGAAAAGATTGGAAAGAAAACACTCAAACACAGCCTGTTCTTTTTGATCTCATTCGCTATCAGCAATACGTTTCTGGCCTATACCATCGGTACGGATGCGTTGCTGGCGATCATGACCGACAACCCGGCAAATCACCTAGGCGGCCTGGCATCGATTCTGATTTTTACGGGTGTGTTTTACGGGGTGTTTGCCCATGTCCGTGAAATCGTCTGTACCACCATCTGTCCCTACGGTCGGCTGCAAAGCGTCTTGCTGGATAAGCAATCGGTGATGGTTACGTACGATGATGTACGGGGCGAGCCGCGCGGTAAAATCAAAAAGCACAACATTCGTACGGATCGCCAAACGCAGACAAACCGCCTGACTGGTAGGCCGGTTGCGGAGCGTACAACGGTGGCTGCCCGGCTGGATAAAGCCTTTCTCGAATCGGGCGTAACCGACGCGGGAACGGTTGAAACGGCTCCTGTCGTTGGCGATTGCATTGACTGCAAGCTGTGCGTGCAGGTCTGCCCGACGGGTATCGACATCCGCAATGGCGTTCAGATGGAATGCGTAAACTGTACCCTTTGTATCGACGCCTGCGACAGTATCATGGACAAGATCGAGCGGCCACGCGGTCTGATCCGGTACGATTCGCTGGAAGGGATTCAAACCCGTCGGCCCTGGCGGATGACCCCGCGCATGATCGGGTATAGCGTGGTGCTGGTTTTGCTGATGAGCGTTTGGGTGTTTCTGCTGGTGGACCGTAGTGATCTCGATACCACGATTCTGCGGGCACCGGGTCAGCTTTACCAGCGCGAAGCCGAACGTGGACCGATGGGCGCGATGGTATCGAATCTGTATCTGGTGGAACTGGTCAATAAAACGCATCGGACCAAGCCCGTCTCGTTTCGCGTAAATTTTCCCGGCGCTACGCTGCGGATGGTGCAGCCACTGACCGAAGCACCCGCCGATGAACTGACCAAAGGTATGTTTTTTATTTTGTTGCCCGAAAAGGCCATTCACCAAAGCAGTACAAAGCTTACCGTCGAAGTGGTCTCCGAAGGTACCGTGCTCGATGAGGTGGAAACCACATTTTTGGGGCCGGTAGAGTAG
- the ccoN gene encoding cytochrome-c oxidase, cbb3-type subunit I, whose product MNVSFNQSTTLTSPERDKSGRLTPGQADIGHQPPGHETPVERFAYDNLIVRNFAVATVIWGIIGMLVGVLIASQLFAPAVNLNNQYTTFGRIRPLHTNAVIFAFVGNAIFMAVYYSLQRLCKARMFSDALSKIHFWGWQLIILSAVVTLPLGFTTSHEYAELEWPIDIAITLIWVVFGINMFGTIIKRRERHLYVAIWFYIATFVTIAVLHIVNSFEMPVSLFKSYYLYAGVQDALVQWWYGHNAVAFFLTTPYLGMMYYYLPKMANRPVYSYRLSILHFWALIFIYIWAGPHHLLYNSVPDWAQSLGTVFSIMLIAPSWGGMINGLLTLRGAWNKVREDTVLKFMVVALTAYGMATFEGPMLSLKNINGIAHFTDWIVAHVHVGALGLNGFLTFAVLYWLIPRMYRTPLYSQKLLNAHFWIGTLGILFYAVPMYIAGFTQGLMWKEFTNESVLKYPTFLETTLQILPMHKMRAIGGGLYLIGAILMAYNLFKTMAVGNLVVNEEAEAHALSKVYKPTGSDTFRHRWIERRPFQLLVASLLTILIGSMVELVPTFMVKSNIPTIPSVQPYTALEVQGRDLYIREGCVNCHSQMVRPFRSETERYGEYSKAGEFVYDHPFLWGSKRTGPDLHREGGKYPDSWHYHHMNEPTSMSPGSVMPPYPWLITQQLDISNTSAKLNALRKVGVPYDDQAISYANDDLKIQADQVSARLAKEGIKVKSDREIVALIAYLQRLGTDIKKMEMTDK is encoded by the coding sequence ATGAATGTTTCGTTTAATCAATCCACTACGCTTACGTCGCCCGAGCGTGACAAGTCGGGCCGATTGACGCCTGGCCAGGCCGATATCGGTCATCAGCCGCCTGGTCATGAAACGCCCGTCGAGCGATTCGCCTACGACAACCTGATTGTCCGCAATTTTGCCGTAGCAACCGTTATATGGGGCATCATCGGTATGCTCGTCGGGGTGCTGATTGCCAGTCAGTTGTTTGCGCCCGCCGTCAACCTCAACAACCAGTACACAACGTTTGGCCGGATTCGTCCGCTGCACACCAACGCGGTCATTTTTGCCTTTGTCGGTAACGCCATCTTTATGGCCGTTTACTATTCGTTGCAGCGGCTGTGCAAGGCGCGCATGTTTTCGGATGCACTGAGCAAAATTCACTTCTGGGGCTGGCAGCTGATTATCCTGTCGGCCGTGGTTACGCTGCCGCTGGGCTTTACTACCTCGCACGAATACGCGGAACTCGAATGGCCCATCGACATTGCCATCACGCTGATTTGGGTGGTGTTCGGTATCAACATGTTCGGCACCATTATCAAACGGCGCGAACGGCACCTGTACGTGGCAATCTGGTTTTACATTGCGACGTTCGTCACCATCGCGGTCCTGCACATCGTCAACTCGTTTGAGATGCCGGTTAGCCTGTTCAAAAGCTATTACCTCTACGCCGGAGTGCAGGATGCGCTGGTGCAGTGGTGGTACGGGCACAACGCGGTCGCGTTCTTTCTGACGACGCCTTACCTGGGGATGATGTACTACTACCTGCCCAAAATGGCGAATCGCCCCGTTTATTCGTACCGACTGTCGATCTTACACTTCTGGGCCTTGATTTTCATCTACATCTGGGCCGGTCCGCACCACTTGCTGTACAATTCCGTACCCGACTGGGCGCAGTCACTGGGGACCGTGTTCTCGATCATGCTTATTGCGCCATCGTGGGGTGGTATGATCAATGGTCTGCTGACCCTGCGGGGTGCCTGGAACAAAGTGCGTGAAGATACCGTCCTGAAATTCATGGTGGTCGCCCTGACCGCTTACGGGATGGCAACGTTCGAAGGGCCGATGCTGTCGCTCAAAAACATCAACGGCATTGCCCACTTTACCGACTGGATCGTCGCACACGTGCACGTGGGGGCGCTGGGCCTGAACGGTTTCCTGACGTTTGCGGTGCTGTACTGGCTTATTCCGCGTATGTACCGTACGCCCTTGTATTCGCAGAAATTGCTGAATGCGCACTTCTGGATTGGCACGCTGGGCATCCTGTTCTACGCCGTACCGATGTACATCGCGGGCTTCACACAGGGGCTGATGTGGAAAGAGTTTACGAATGAAAGCGTTCTGAAATACCCGACGTTCCTCGAGACAACGCTGCAAATTCTGCCGATGCACAAGATGCGGGCCATTGGTGGTGGCCTTTACCTGATCGGGGCGATTCTGATGGCGTATAACCTGTTCAAAACGATGGCCGTCGGTAATCTGGTTGTCAACGAAGAGGCCGAAGCGCATGCACTGTCCAAGGTCTACAAACCAACGGGTTCGGATACGTTCCGGCACCGTTGGATCGAGCGTCGGCCTTTCCAGCTGCTGGTCGCGTCGTTGCTAACGATTCTGATCGGTTCGATGGTTGAGCTGGTTCCAACGTTCATGGTGAAGTCGAACATACCCACCATTCCGTCGGTACAGCCTTACACCGCGCTTGAGGTTCAGGGCCGCGATCTGTACATCCGCGAAGGCTGCGTAAACTGCCACAGTCAGATGGTCCGTCCGTTCCGCTCCGAAACCGAACGCTACGGTGAGTACTCCAAAGCGGGCGAGTTCGTGTACGATCACCCGTTCCTGTGGGGAAGCAAGCGAACCGGACCGGATTTGCACCGCGAAGGCGGGAAGTACCCGGACTCATGGCACTACCACCACATGAACGAACCCACGTCGATGTCGCCGGGCTCTGTAATGCCTCCGTACCCCTGGCTGATTACACAGCAACTCGACATCTCCAACACGTCGGCTAAACTGAATGCCCTGCGTAAAGTAGGTGTTCCGTACGACGATCAGGCGATTTCGTACGCCAACGACGACCTTAAAATCCAGGCCGATCAGGTGAGCGCCCGTTTAGCGAAGGAAGGAATCAAGGTTAAATCCGACCGGGAGATTGTGGCCCTTATCGCGTACCTACAGCGGTTAGGAACGGATATCAAGAAAATGGAAATGACCGATAAATAG
- a CDS encoding sensor histidine kinase yields MNLTDLLFEQSDDFIGVYQTDVERFTRVNRAGARMLGFASEQAFLDNPIWSRSLPTPPQTNEQRTALINEIVHAGQYEHETELNRQDGTRFWGRVVITAVNEDKSTLLVRLINQGRLRQAEHELEQSVQRYEAVFTNATIGIIVSNQQGKIVSVNRLAKQLFGYPNDELIGQSIDVLVPTQVSEYHERLRQSFNANPQVRAMGHNRDLHARRKDGSVFPVEVSLSYFRLDDDLHAVAYIIDITFKKEAEQQLLAHRDRIERLNADLEQKVADRTHALMNTLEQLEQSKDELAKALTDERQLGELKSRFVSMASHEFRTPLTTVLTSATLIEKYPGSDQQDKRLKHLERIRSSVNHLNDILEEFLSVGRLEEGRIEPNPVQVDITRLIGDTIADLQGMRKAGQTIQSHIQCIVPVWVDPSLLRKVLVNLLSNAIKYSKADSVVTVRADCTDNRLTITVTDQGIGISADDQKHLFERFFRAKNVVNIPGTGLGLHIVARYVDLMGGTLDLQSELNQGTTVTITLPYENLTVD; encoded by the coding sequence ATGAATCTAACCGACTTACTTTTTGAGCAGAGCGATGATTTTATCGGCGTCTATCAAACGGATGTAGAGCGGTTTACGCGGGTCAATCGGGCGGGTGCTCGTATGTTGGGGTTTGCGTCTGAACAGGCGTTTCTGGACAATCCGATCTGGTCCCGCTCGCTGCCTACGCCCCCGCAAACGAACGAACAACGCACGGCGCTCATCAACGAAATTGTTCACGCAGGGCAGTACGAACACGAAACCGAACTAAACCGACAGGACGGGACCCGATTCTGGGGTCGGGTGGTCATCACCGCCGTCAATGAAGACAAATCAACCTTACTCGTCCGTTTGATTAATCAGGGGCGGTTGCGTCAGGCCGAGCATGAGTTGGAACAAAGTGTCCAGCGCTACGAAGCCGTATTTACGAATGCCACCATCGGAATCATTGTTTCCAATCAGCAGGGCAAGATCGTCTCGGTGAATCGACTGGCGAAACAACTGTTCGGTTATCCAAACGATGAACTGATTGGTCAGTCAATTGATGTATTGGTTCCAACCCAAGTAAGTGAGTACCATGAACGACTACGGCAGTCGTTCAACGCGAATCCGCAGGTGCGGGCCATGGGGCACAACCGGGATCTGCACGCCCGGCGGAAGGACGGCTCCGTGTTTCCGGTCGAGGTTAGTCTGAGTTATTTTCGGCTGGATGATGATCTGCACGCCGTTGCCTACATCATTGATATCACGTTCAAGAAAGAAGCGGAACAGCAACTACTAGCCCACCGTGATCGCATCGAGCGGCTCAACGCCGATCTGGAGCAGAAAGTAGCCGACCGGACCCACGCCTTGATGAATACACTAGAACAACTTGAACAATCGAAGGACGAACTTGCGAAAGCTCTGACCGACGAACGGCAGTTGGGTGAGCTGAAATCACGGTTTGTGTCGATGGCGTCGCACGAGTTTCGTACCCCGCTCACCACCGTACTTACATCCGCTACACTCATCGAGAAATATCCCGGCAGCGACCAGCAGGACAAGCGCCTGAAACACCTTGAACGCATCCGCTCGTCGGTCAACCACCTGAACGACATTCTGGAAGAATTTCTGTCGGTCGGTCGCCTGGAGGAAGGCCGAATCGAACCCAACCCGGTGCAGGTCGACATCACCCGGCTGATTGGGGATACCATTGCCGACCTACAGGGTATGCGCAAAGCCGGGCAAACGATTCAGTCCCATATCCAGTGCATTGTTCCGGTTTGGGTCGATCCGTCGTTGCTGCGTAAGGTGCTGGTCAACTTACTGTCCAATGCAATCAAGTATTCTAAAGCCGATTCGGTCGTCACGGTGCGGGCAGATTGCACGGATAATCGGTTGACCATAACGGTAACCGATCAGGGAATCGGTATTTCGGCGGACGATCAGAAACACCTGTTCGAACGCTTCTTTCGGGCCAAAAATGTCGTCAATATTCCGGGTACCGGCCTGGGACTGCACATTGTAGCCCGCTATGTTGACTTAATGGGCGGAACCCTCGATCTGCAAAGTGAGCTGAACCAGGGAACGACCGTCACGATAACACTACCGTATGAAAACCTTACTGTTGATTGA
- a CDS encoding cbb3-type cytochrome c oxidase N-terminal domain-containing protein, translating to MNQIVLVGRVLMIQEPATSMWAISTGQDLALLVLAIVVLVGAVLVGAVAVYLLVILKKVLEPTEATKPVDTRTWWQRVSGLRPLSQEKELEMEHAYDGIAELDNPTPPWFMGLFYGTIAFAVIYWLVFHTFRTGSIMEQEYTQEVAIAEKERAAYIKLVAGKINENTVTMLTDKKGIEAGQALFTQYCTACHGQNAEGKVGPNLTDEYWLHGGTVKDVFHTITEGVPDKGMISWKRQLNPLQIQQVTSYVLSLQGTKPAGAKEPQGEKVAPAAAPTPKVAMN from the coding sequence ATGAATCAAATCGTATTAGTCGGTCGTGTCCTGATGATTCAGGAGCCCGCTACATCCATGTGGGCTATCTCAACCGGTCAGGATCTGGCGTTGCTCGTCTTGGCAATTGTCGTGCTGGTCGGCGCGGTGCTGGTGGGAGCCGTAGCCGTGTACCTGCTCGTTATCCTCAAAAAAGTGCTGGAACCAACGGAAGCTACTAAACCGGTTGATACCCGGACCTGGTGGCAACGGGTATCGGGTCTGCGTCCATTGAGTCAGGAGAAAGAGCTGGAAATGGAACACGCGTACGATGGTATCGCCGAGCTGGATAACCCAACGCCCCCCTGGTTTATGGGCCTGTTTTATGGAACAATTGCCTTCGCGGTCATCTACTGGCTGGTCTTTCACACCTTCCGTACGGGCAGTATCATGGAGCAGGAATACACGCAGGAAGTAGCCATCGCCGAAAAAGAACGCGCAGCTTACATCAAACTCGTGGCGGGTAAGATCAACGAAAATACGGTGACCATGCTGACCGACAAGAAAGGGATTGAAGCGGGTCAGGCCTTGTTTACGCAGTACTGTACGGCCTGCCACGGTCAGAATGCCGAAGGTAAAGTCGGTCCAAACTTAACGGATGAGTACTGGCTGCACGGCGGCACCGTCAAAGACGTGTTCCATACCATAACGGAGGGGGTTCCCGATAAAGGAATGATCTCGTGGAAACGTCAGCTGAACCCGCTCCAGATTCAGCAGGTGACCAGTTATGTACTCTCGTTGCAGGGTACTAAACCGGCGGGCGCGAAAGAGCCGCAGGGCGAAAAGGTGGCACCCGCAGCTGCGCCGACGCCTAAAGTAGCCATGAACTAA
- the ccoS gene encoding cbb3-type cytochrome oxidase assembly protein CcoS, with amino-acid sequence MSQQIDTPMSIIFFMIGISLLLALGFLGAFLWSMRTGQQDDLYTPSIRMLLEDDAPETSQPQSNA; translated from the coding sequence TTGAGCCAGCAAATCGATACGCCCATGAGCATTATCTTTTTTATGATTGGCATTAGTCTGCTGCTGGCCCTGGGTTTTTTAGGCGCTTTTCTGTGGTCGATGCGTACCGGTCAGCAGGATGACCTCTACACCCCGTCGATCCGAATGTTGCTCGAAGACGATGCGCCCGAGACCAGTCAACCTCAATCTAACGCTTAG
- a CDS encoding FixH family protein yields MNWGKTIILVFVLFAGFIGTMVYRMTRERVDLVSDNYYQNEIDYQQHIDRVTNARTNDSVTMTYQADLERVVVVLPSDLRKGEINFYRPSDRQQDFRVAIPARHAIRQIISTKDLDKGIWRVQFTWSDGQREYYKEEQLFL; encoded by the coding sequence ATGAACTGGGGAAAAACAATCATTCTTGTCTTTGTGCTGTTTGCCGGATTTATCGGCACCATGGTGTACCGGATGACGCGCGAACGGGTCGATCTGGTGAGCGATAATTATTACCAGAACGAAATTGACTATCAGCAACACATCGACCGGGTGACCAACGCCCGGACCAACGATTCTGTAACGATGACCTATCAGGCCGACCTGGAGCGGGTAGTCGTGGTGCTACCCAGCGACCTTCGAAAAGGAGAAATTAATTTTTACCGCCCCAGCGACCGGCAGCAGGATTTTCGGGTCGCCATTCCCGCGAGACACGCCATTCGGCAGATTATTTCGACCAAAGACCTCGACAAAGGCATCTGGCGCGTTCAGTTCACCTGGTCGGATGGGCAGCGGGAGTATTACAAAGAAGAACAATTATTTCTGTAA
- a CDS encoding acyl-CoA desaturase: MVILFFFLAHWYLSVLMQTIFLHRYAAHQMFTMSKGWEKVFYVLTFVGQGSSFLSPRAYGIMHRLHHAHADTEQDPHSPEFSKNLFDMMWKTRQYYNDILNNRDSIPARFKKGVPNWAWMERFGDRWPVRLTWIAVYTLIYVQFAVSPWLFLLLPVHFLMGPVHGAIINWYAHRYGYTNFTVNDTAKNLLPFDFLMMGESYHNNHHKFGGRPNFGGFRWHEFDPAYPLLKILDSLNVIKLRVGRDEAYM, translated from the coding sequence ATGGTTATTCTTTTTTTCTTCCTCGCGCACTGGTACCTGTCGGTTCTGATGCAGACCATTTTCTTACACCGCTATGCGGCCCACCAGATGTTCACGATGAGCAAAGGCTGGGAAAAAGTCTTTTACGTACTGACCTTCGTTGGGCAGGGGTCATCGTTTCTGAGTCCGCGCGCGTACGGTATCATGCACCGTTTACATCACGCCCACGCCGATACCGAGCAGGACCCGCACTCGCCCGAGTTTTCCAAGAATCTGTTCGATATGATGTGGAAGACGCGGCAGTATTACAACGACATCCTGAACAACCGGGATTCGATTCCGGCCAGGTTCAAAAAGGGGGTGCCCAACTGGGCATGGATGGAGCGGTTCGGAGACCGTTGGCCGGTGCGACTGACCTGGATCGCGGTTTACACGCTGATTTACGTGCAGTTTGCGGTGTCCCCTTGGTTATTTCTGCTGCTACCAGTTCATTTTTTGATGGGACCGGTTCACGGAGCGATTATCAACTGGTACGCCCACCGCTACGGCTACACGAACTTCACAGTAAACGATACCGCGAAGAATTTACTGCCCTTTGATTTTCTGATGATGGGCGAATCGTACCACAACAATCACCACAAATTCGGTGGTCGCCCGAACTTCGGCGGCTTCCGCTGGCACGAATTTGATCCCGCTTACCCGCTTCTCAAGATACTGGACTCGCTGAACGTGATCAAGTTGCGCGTTGGCCGCGACGAAGCGTACATGTAG
- a CDS encoding MFS transporter, with amino-acid sequence MFFSSRVNGQLLVVVFAQFAGTSLWFAGNAILPELQPLLKANTLISWITSSVQIGFIAGTLLYAILAIPDRFRSTTVFLVSVGLAALANLVWLIFPINATLILASRFMTGFFLAGVYPVGMKIAADRFKTGLGRAMGFLVGALVLGTAFPHLIRGLGASIPYRTLMLSVSLLAVSGGILLFLTVPSEPARNRNSLFRFQALLALGRPSAFRPAMLGYFGHMWEVYTLWAFLPALVSYYSQLHPDTRIDHSVWAFGAIASGAIGCVGGGYLAGRIGSTRVARYFLLISAICILLLPWLLALSPLGFGLFLLVWGAAAAGDSPQFSTLVASRATIDSRGSILTLVTSLGFLLTVLSIQLMAWLLTHLGLSGELFYVLLPGPLLGLLAMRK; translated from the coding sequence ATGTTTTTTTCCTCGCGCGTCAATGGTCAGTTACTGGTTGTAGTCTTTGCCCAGTTTGCGGGTACGTCGCTTTGGTTTGCCGGTAACGCTATTTTGCCTGAGCTGCAACCGCTGCTGAAAGCAAACACGCTGATTAGCTGGATTACGTCCTCGGTTCAGATTGGCTTTATTGCCGGGACGCTGCTTTATGCGATACTCGCCATTCCCGACCGCTTTCGGTCAACGACTGTTTTTCTGGTGTCGGTAGGGCTGGCGGCACTGGCGAATCTTGTCTGGTTGATTTTTCCAATCAACGCAACACTCATTTTAGCCAGTCGATTTATGACCGGCTTTTTTCTGGCGGGTGTCTATCCCGTCGGAATGAAAATTGCCGCTGACCGCTTCAAAACCGGGCTGGGTCGGGCGATGGGCTTTCTGGTTGGCGCGTTGGTGTTGGGTACCGCTTTCCCGCATCTGATCCGGGGATTGGGCGCAAGTATACCGTACCGAACCCTCATGCTGTCGGTTAGTTTGTTAGCCGTTAGCGGGGGTATTTTACTGTTCCTGACTGTGCCCTCGGAACCAGCCCGGAACAGGAATAGTCTCTTCCGCTTTCAGGCGTTACTGGCCCTGGGTAGGCCCTCGGCCTTTCGACCGGCCATGCTCGGCTATTTCGGGCATATGTGGGAAGTGTACACCCTATGGGCTTTCCTGCCCGCTTTAGTCAGTTACTATAGCCAACTCCATCCCGACACACGAATAGACCATTCGGTATGGGCGTTTGGGGCGATTGCTTCGGGTGCTATCGGCTGCGTAGGAGGGGGTTACCTTGCCGGGCGAATCGGCAGTACGCGGGTGGCTCGGTATTTTCTGCTGATCTCAGCAATCTGTATTCTGCTGCTGCCGTGGTTGCTGGCCCTGTCTCCGTTGGGATTCGGATTGTTTCTCCTTGTCTGGGGTGCTGCCGCTGCGGGCGATTCTCCGCAATTTTCGACGCTTGTCGCCAGCCGGGCTACGATTGACAGTCGGGGCAGTATTCTGACGCTCGTTACCAGTTTGGGCTTTCTGCTGACAGTCCTGTCCATTCAACTGATGGCGTGGTTGCTGACCCACCTCGGTCTATCGGGCGAATTGTTTTACGTGCTGCTGCCTGGGCCACTGCTGGGACTACTAGCGATGCGCAAATGA